TCGCGCGACTCCAGCTGCCCCGCGGACAGCCACCCGGCGGCCCGTGCGGCGTACTCGCCCGCCAGGTCCTGGTGGTCGGCGACCAGGAAGCCGGTCATCGTGCCCCGCACCTGGATGAGCCGGGCGAGGTTGCGCGGCCCCGGGGCGGGCTCGGTGTCGTTGTAGCCCGAGATCGCGCCGCAGATGGCGATCCGCCCGCCCTGGCGCAGGGCCCCCACCGCGGCCTCCAGGTGGTCGCCCCCGACGTTGTCGAAGTAGACGTCGATCCCGTCGGGCGCGTGCTCGGCGAGCTGCGCGGCCACGTCGCCGTCCTTGTAGGTGAAGGCGGCGTCGAAGCCGAGGTCGTCGACCAGGTGGTCCACCTTCTCCTGGGAGCCGGCGCTCCCGATGACCCGGCCGGCGCCGAGGGACCTGGCGATCTGGCCGGCCACGCTCCCGACGGCACCGGCGGCCCCGGAGACGAAGACGATGTCCCCCTCGCGCAGCTGCGCCACCCGCGTCAGCCCGGCGTAGGCGGTGAGCCCGGTCATCCCGAGCACCCCGAGGTAGGCCGAGGCGGGCGCCGCCCCGGTGTCGACGACGCGCGCCGCCGCGGCGTCCACGACCGCCTCCTCGCGCCAGCCGAGCTGGTGCAGCACGTGGTCCCCCACGGCATACCCGTCGGCGCGGGACTCCTGGACGACGCCGACGGCGCCGCCCTCCATCGCCCGGCCCAGCTGGAAGGGCGGGACGTAGGACCGCGTGTCGTTCATCCGGCCGCGCATGTAGGGGTCGACCGACAGCAGCTCGTTGCGGACCCGGATCTGCCCGTCGCCGAGCTCGGGCAGCTCGCTGGTGGCGAGCTCGAAGTCGGACGGCTCGGGCCAGCCGTGCGGGCGGGCGACGAGGCGGACCTCGCGGGCGGGACGGGGCTGGTCGGTAGGGGTCACGGGTGGGTACCTCCGGTGCAGGGGTCGTCGTGCGGTGTCCTGCGGGCAACGCCGACGTGGCGCGAGGTATGCCGTGGCGTCACCTAGGCCCTACTCTTACGACTCGTGACCTCCACGCATCCACAGCCTGTGATCACCGACGAGAGCCCGTCCGCCGACGCCAACCGGCGGGGCCCGAGCTTCGAGGCCACGCACGAGCTCGCGACCGGCCCGGTGACCTCTCCCCCGGCCACCGTCGACGGCTTCGTGCGGGAGTTCCTCGACCAGCTCAACTTCGGCCAGGGCGTCAAGCTGTCGCAGTCGACGATCAACGACCAGTACCTCGCGCTGGCGCGGACCGTCCGCTCCTACCTCATGGCCTCGTGGCTGGAGACCGGCCACCGCCGCCGCAAGGAGGAGACCAAGGTCGTCGGCTACCTGTCGGCGGAGTACCTCCTGGGGCGTCAGCTCGGCAACAACCTGCTGGCCAGCGACCTGCAGGACATCGCGGACCAGGCGATGGAGCGCTGCGGGATCGACATGGCGGCCGTCCGCGGCCAGGAGGTCGAGCCCGGCCTCGGCAACGGCGGCCTCGGGCGCCTGGCCGCCTGCTTCGTCGACTCGCTCGCCACGATGGACGTCGCCTGCATCGGCTACGGCATCCGCTACGAGTACGGCATCTTCCGGCAGACCTTCGTCGACCACCGCCAGGTCGAGGAGCCGGACAGCTGGCTGCGGCTGGGCAGCCCGTGGGAGTTCCCGCACCCCGAGCGCGCCGTGCAGGTCGGCTTCGCCGGGCACACCGAGACGTCTGCCGACGAGCAGGGCCGGGAGCGCACCCGCTGGACCCCGTCCTGGCAGGTCCGCGGCGTGCCCTACCACTACATGGTGCCCGGCTTCCGCAACGGCGTCGTCAACACCCTGAGGCTGTGGAGCGCCGAGGCCAACCAGGCCTTCGACCTGCAGACCTTCAACCGGGGCGACTACGCGCAGGCCTCCCGCGCCGAGATCTTCGCGGAGAACATCTCCAAGGTGCTCTACCCCGACGACTCCACCCCGCAGGGCAAGGAGCTGCGGCTGCAGCAGCAGTACTTCTTCGTGGCGTGCTCGCTGCGCGACTTCATCGAGAACACCCTGCCCCGCGACTTCGACCTGCACCGGCTGCCCGAGCGGATCATCTTCCAGCTCAACGACACCCACCCGGTCATCGCGGTGCCCGAGCTCATGCGCATCCTCGTCGACGAGAAGGGCTTCGACTGGGACGAGGCGTGGGGCATCACCCGGCAGTGCTTCGCCTACACCTGCCACACCCTCCTGCCGGAGGCGCTCGAGGTGTGGCCGGTCGAGCTCCTGGGCCGGCTGCTGCCGCGCCACCTGGAGATCATCTACCGCATCAACGAGGAGTTCCTGCTCGAGGTGCGCGAGGCCTTCCCGGGTGACGAGGGCCGGATCCGCCGGATGTCGATCATCGCCGAGCAGCCGCAGCGGGCGGTGCGCATGGCCTACCTCGCGACCGTCGCGGGCGCGAAGGTCAACGGGGTCGCCGAGCTGCACAGCCAGCTGCTGCGGGACGACGTCCTGCCCGACTTCAACGCGATGTGGCCGGAGAAGTTCACCAACGTCACCAACGGCATCACCCCCCGCCGCTTCCTGCGGCTGGCCAACCGCAAGCTCTCCTCGCTCATCACCGACACGATCGGCGACGGCTGGGTCACCGACCTGGACCGGCTGCGCGAGCTGGAGCCGTATGCCGACGACCCCGAGTTCCGGCAGCGGTTCCGGGAGGTCAAGGCCGCCAACAAGGCGCGCCTGGGTGACCTGCTGCGGGTGCGCGACGGCGTCGAGCTGCGCCAGGACCACCTGCTCGACGTCATGGTCAAGCGGCTGCACGAGTACAAGCGGCAGACCCTCAAGCTGCTGCACGTCGTGTCGGTCTACGAGGGGGTCCTCTCCGGGCGCACCCCGGTCGAGCAGGTCACGCCGCGCACCGTGCTCTTCGGCGCCAAGGCCGCCCCCGGCTACCACATGGCCAAGGAGATCATCTACCTCATCAACGCCGTCGCCGCCAAGGTCAACACCGACCCGGTCATGGACGGCCGGCTGCAGGTGCTCTTCCCGGCCAACTACAACGTCACCCTCGCCGAGAAGGTCATCCCGGCCGCCGACCTGTCCGAGCAGATCTCGCTGGCCGGCAAGGAGGCCTCGGGCACGGGCAACATGAAGTTCGCGCTCAACGGCGCCCTCACCATCGGCACCCTGGACGGCGCCAACGTCGAGATCCTCGACCTCGTGGGCGAGGACCACTTCTTCCTCTTCGGCATGACCGAGCCCGAGGTGGAGGAGCTGCGCCAGCGCGGCTACGTCCCCAGCGCCTACTACGAGGGCGACCCGGTGCTCAAGGCGACCATCGACCTCATCGGCAGCGGCCACTTCACCGGCGGCGACCCGGGCGCGGTGTCGGCGGTCCTCGACAACCTGCTCAACCACGACCCGTTCATGGCGCTCGCCGGGTTCGACGCCTACCTCGGGGCCCAGGACCGCGTCGAGCGGGCCTACGCCGACCCCGAGGGGTGGAGCCGCTCGACGATCCTCAACGTGGCCCGCTGCGGCTTCTTCTCCTCCGACCGCTCGATGCGGGACTACCTCGACCGCATCTGGGCGCCCGGGAGCGAGTGACATCGCCGCACGGCGAGCAGCACCACACCCCTGCCGGGGCAGGCCTACCCGTAGCGGACGCGGGCTGAGTCCTGTTGCCGTCGTCGTGGCGGCGTCCGCGGCGCTGGTCGCCGGCGCGTGCAGCGACCGGGCCCCCGCCCCGGGGACCCCCGACGCGCAGCAGAGCAGCGCCGCGCCGGAGGGCTCGGCGACGACGGCACCGGGCACCTCCGCGCCGGAGGACCAGTCGGGTTCCGCACCCGCGTCGACGGGGCCGGGCGAGGACGCCGCCGCGAGCTCCTCCGACGAGCCGGTGGCCGCGCCGACCCCGAGCGACCCCGCGCCGGGGTCCTGCGAGGCCCTCGCGCAGGACCTCACGACGGCCGAGCAGGTGGGGCAGCTCTTCATGCTGGGCGTGAGCACGGAGTCGGGCGTGACCCCGCAGGTCGCCGAGGTGCTGGCCAGCACGGGGACGGGCCACGCCCTGCTGCTGGGTGACACGCAGGCCGGCGTCGACGGGGTGCGCGCCCTCACCGACGCCCTGCGCGCCGTGGACGACCAGCCGGACGGGGTGGACCTGCTCGTGGCCGTCGACCAGGAGGGCGGCCAGGTGCAGCGCCTGCGGGGCCCCGGCTTCGAGCGGATGCCGTCGGCCGTGCAGCAGGCCCGGCTGCCCGTGGACGAGCTGTCCCGCCGGGCCGAGGTGTGGGGCGGGCAGCTGCGGGCCGCCGGGGTCGACCTGGACCTCGCGCCGGTCGCGGGAGTGGTGCCGCCGGAGTTCCACGGTCGCAACGAGCCGGTCGGGGTGCTGGGCCGGCAGTACGGCCCGGACGCCCGGACCGTGGTGCCCCCGGCCTCGGCCTTCGTCGCGGGCATGGAACGGGCCGGGGTGGGCACGAGCGTGAAGCACTTCCCCGGGCTGGGGCGGGTCGAGGGCAACACCGACCTCGCGGCCGGCGTCGTCGACGTCGACACCAGCCGCGACGACCCCGAGCTGTCGGCGTTCGCCGAGGTCGTGGACGCCGGCGCCTCCTCGGTCATGGTGGCCACCGCGGTCTACGACCGGATCGACCCCGGCGTCCCGGCGGCCTTCTCCCCCGTGGTCGTCGAGGAGATGCTGCGCGGTGACCTGGGCTACGACGGGGTGGTGGTCTCGGACGACCTGGGCGTCGCGGCACAGGTGCAGGCGGTCCCGCCCGGTGAGCGCGCCACCCGCTTCCTGCACGCCGGCGGTGACGTCGTCATCAACGGCGACCCCGCGATCCATACCGCCATGGTCGAGGCCACCCTGGCCCTGGTCGAGCAGGACCCCGCCGTCGCCGCGTCGGTCGAGACGAAGGCGGCGCGGGTGCTGGCCCTCAAGGCCACCCTCGGCGACGGCGGCGGTCTCGCCGACTGCGACCCCTCCGGCCGCTGACCCTGCCCCGTCCGGTGGGCACCGACGCACGTCCGGTGCGGCGAGGCGGGGCCCGGGAGCGGGCATAGGGTCGGGAGCATGGCCACCGGCAACGCCCCCGCCGCCGGGCACGCGCTGGCGATCCTCACCCTCCTCGCCCGGCACGCGACCCCGGTCGCGGCGGCGACCGTCGCCCGCGAGCTGGGGCTGCCGCGCTCCTCGACCTACCACCTGCTCGCCGTCCTCGTCGAGCAGGGGTTCGCCGTGCACCTGCCCGAGGAGCAGCGCTACGGGCTGGGGGTCGCGGCCTTCGAGCTGGGGTCGGCCTACACCCGGCAGGCGCCGCTGCAGCGCCTCGCTCGGCCGCGCCTGACCCGGCTCGCCGACGCCGCCGGCCACAACGCGCACCTCGCGGTGCTGCACGGCGCGGACGTGCTCTACGTCGTCGAGGAGCGGGTGGCCGGGCGGCCCTCGCTGGTCACCGAGGTCGGCGTGCGCCTCCCCGCGACGCTCACCGCCAGCGGCCTGGCGATCCTCGCCGCCCTCCCGCCGGCGCAGGTCCGCGCGCTCTACCCCTCCCGGGGGTCCTTCGTGCAGCGCCACGGCACCGGCCCGCGCGCGCTGCCCGAGCTGCGCCGTGAGCTCGCGGCGACCCGGGCCCGGGGGTATGCCGTGGAGGACGGCCTGGTCACCCCCGGTCTGGCGTCGGTCGCCTCGGCGGTGCTGGACCACTCCGGCCACCCGGTCGCCGGGGTCGCGGTGACCTACCCGGCCCAGGACGACGTGGACGTCCCCGGCCTGGTCCGACAGGTCTGCGCCTGCACCCGCGAGCTCTCCGACCGCCTGGGCCACCGCGGCCCCTGACGGCGGCGCCCGCCTCTCGGATCCCGGAGCACCGGCCCCGCCGCGTCGTCCCTGCCCCTCCGGGCGCGGTACGGTCGCCGCACACCTGCGACGACGCATACCGGGAGGTCCAGCATGGATGTGCTCTGGGGCATCGGCGGCATGGCAGCGCTCATCGGGCTGGCCCTGCTGCTCTCGACGAACCGACGGGCGGTGCGGTGGCGCACCGTGCTGGCGGCGCTGACCATCCAGGTCGTCTTCGGTGTCCTCGTCCTCTACTGGTCCTGGGGGCAGCGCGCGCTGGAGCAGGTGTCGCTGGGCGTGCAGGCGGTCATCAACTCCGCCAACGCCGGCATCGAGTTCCTCTTCGGCCCGGTGCTGCCGCAGGGCGAGGACGCCGGCTCGGTCTTCGCCTTCCAGGTGCTGCCGGTCATCATCTTCTTCGCCTCGCTGACCGCGGTGCTCTACCACTTCAAGATCCTGCAGTTCGTCGTCGAGCGCCTGGGCTCGGCGCTCGGCTGGGCGCTGGGCACCCGCAAGGCCGAGTCGGTCAACGCGGCGGCCAACATCTTCGTCGGCCAGACCGAGGCACCCCTGGTCATCCGCCCCTACCTGCGCGGCCTGACGACGTCCGGGCTCTTCGCCGTCATGGTGGGTGGCCTGTCGACCGTGGCCGGGTCGGTGCTCGTCGGCTACTCCCTCCTCGGCGCGCCGCTGGAGTACCTCATCGCCGCCTCCTTCATGGCGGCACCCGGCGCGCTGCTCATGGCCAAGCTGGTGCTGCCGGAGGAGGCCGACGACGTGCCCCCGGAGGAGGAGGAGAACGACACGGACGCGACGACGGCCGGGGACGAGAGCGACGACGCGGGCGCGGCGGCGGCCGAGGATGACGAGGACGACGACGAGCTCGAGGGGATGGAGTACCGCAACGTCATCGACGCCGCCGCCTCGGGCGCCGCGGACGGGCTCAAGCTCGCGCTCAACATCGGCGCCATGCTGCTGGCGTTCATCTCTCTCATCGCCCTGGTCAACCTGCTCATCGGCACGGTCGGGGGGTGGTTCGGGCAGCCCGACATCACCTTCGAGCAGATCCTCGGCTACGTCTTCGCCCCGATCATGACCGTCATCGGGGTCCCGTGGAGCGAGGCCACCAGCGCCGGGAGCTTCGTCGGGCAGAAGGTCGTCGTCAACGAGTTCGTGGCCTTCTCCAACTTCGCGCCGGTCATCGACGAGTTCAGCCCCAAGACGGCGGCGATCGTCACCTTCGCCCTCACCGGTTTCGCCAACCTCGGCTCGCTGGGCATCCTGCTCGGCGGGCTGGGCGGCCTCATCAAGGACCGTCGGCACGAGATCGCGCAGCTGGGCATCCGGGCCATCCTCGCCGCCACCCTGGCCAACCTCATGAGCGCCGCGATCGCCGGCATCCTCATCGGCTAGCGGTCCTCGACCGGGGACGTCGGCCGGCCCGGCGACGCGCGGCCCGACACCCCGGCCGGGCGGTCGCCGCGGGTCTAGAGTGGTCCGGCTGGGTCGCCCACGGCCCGACCGGGCCGGCGGGAGCGGGCAGGAAGGGACTCGATGGTCAACGTCATGCTCGCCGGCGGGCTCGCGATGCTCGTCGCGCTCCTGTGCACGCCGCTGTTCATCCGCTTCCTCGTCCGGCGCAGCTACGGCCAGTTCATCCGGGACGACCTGACCCACCACCACGTCAAGCGGGGCAAGCCCACCATGGGCGGCGCCGTCATCATCGGGGCGGCCCTGCTGGGCTACTTCGGGTCGCACGCCGGCGTCCTGCTCCTCGACCTCACGGGGATGCTCGACGTCACCGCCACCCGCCTCTCGATCAACGCCCTGCTCGTGCTCTTCCTGCTGACCGGGCTGGGCGTCATCGGCTTCTTCGACGACTACACCAAGATCCGCAAGGAGCGCAGCCTCGGGCTCACCTCGGGCCAGAAGCTCGTCGGCCAGACCCTGGTGACGGTGGTCTTCGCGCTCGCCGCGCTGCTCGTCACCGACGAGGAGGGCCGCTCCCCGGCCTCGACCGCGATCTCCTTCGTCCGCGACACCCCGCTCGACCTCGCCTTCGCCGGCCCGCTCGTCGGGCTCGTCCTCTTCCTCCTGTGGTCGAACCTGCTCATCACCGGGGCGTCCAACGGGGTCAACATCACCGACGGCCTGGACGGTCTCGCGACCGGTGCCTCGACGATGGTCTTCGGCGCCTACGTCGTCATCGCGATGTGGCAGCACAACCAGGGCTGCGGCATCGCGCCGGGGTCCAACTGCTACTCGATCAGCAACGCGCTGGACCTCGCGGTCGTCGCCGCCTCGATCTCCGGGGCCTGCGCCGGGTTCCTGTGGTGGAACGCCTCGCCCGCGGCCATCATCATGGGCGACACCGGCTCGCTCTCCCTGGGTGCGGCCCTGGCCGGCATGGCCATCCTCACCCACACCCAGCTGCTCCTCGTGGTCCTCGGCGGGCTCTTCGTCATCATCACGGCCTCGGTGATCATCCAGGTCATCAGCTTCAAGACGACCGGACGGCGGGTCTTCCGCATGGCCCCGCTGCACCACCACTTCGAGCTGCTGGGGTGGGCGGAGATCACCATCGTCATCCGCTTCTGGATCATCGCCGGGATCTGCGTCGCCGCCGGGCTGGGGCTGTTCTACGCCGAGTGGGTCGTCACGCTCTGAGGCGCCGGGCGGCCCGTCCGACGACACGTCCTGCCGCCCGTTACGTTGGGGCCATGCGAGCGATCACGATCCCCGAGCCCGGTGAGGCCGACGCCCTGGTCCCCGCCGACGTCCCCACCCCCACCGCCGGCCCGGGCGAGGTGCTCGTCGACGTCGTCGCCGCCGGCGTCAACCGGGCGGACGTCATGCAGCGCAAGGGCGCCTACCCGCCCCCGCCCGGAGCCTCCGAGCTGCCCGGCCTCGAGGTCAGCGGCCGGATCGGCGCCCTCGGCGAGGGCACCGAGGACGCGGGCTGGTCGGTCGGCGACGAGGTGTGCGCCCTGCTCGCCGGCGGGGGGTATGCCGAGACCGTCGCCGTCCCGGTCGGCCAGCTGCTGCCGGTGCCCGACGGCATACCGCTCGAGGACGCCGCCGCACTGCCCGAGGTGGCGTGCACGGTCTGGAGCAACCTGGTGATGGAGGCCGGGCTGGGCGAGGGCGAGACCGTGCTGCTGCACGGCGGCTCGAGCGGCATCGGGACGATGGCCATCCAGGTGGCCAAGGCCCTCGGCGCCCACGTGGCGGTGACCGCCGGGTCGGCGGACAAGCTCGCGGCCTGTCGCGATCTCGGCGCCGACGTCCTGGTCAACTACCGCGAGCAGGACTTCGTCGAGGAGGTCAAGGCCGCGACCGACGGCCGGGGTGCCGACGTCATCCTCGACGTGGTGGGCGCGAAGTACCTCGCGGACAACGTCCGTGCCCTCGCCCGGGACGGGCGCCTCGTGGTCATCGGCCTGCTCGGTGGCCGGACCGGCGAGCTCGACCTGGGCGCCCTCCTGGCCAAGCGCGGCCGCGTCCAGGCCACCTCGCTGCGCTCCCGGTCGCTCGAGGACAAGGCCGAGATCGTGGCCGCCGTGCGCGAGCACGTGTGGCCCTGGGTCGCCCAGGGCCGCGTGCGCCCGCTCGTCCAGTCCCGCCACCCGCTGGAGGAGGCCGCCGCCGCCCACCGCGAGATGGAGGCCAGCCAGCACATCGGCAAGATCCTGCTCACCGTCGCGGGCTGAGGGCCGGGGACCTCGAGCGGGCCGGGCATACCGGGCCCTGACCTGGGCACCCGCAACGGAGCCTGTGCACGGATAGGCAACCTGTACACCGGTATGCAGCCGGTGCACCGGAACGGAACCTGTGCACGGGTGTGCAGCCGGTGCGCAGGGTCTTCCCTCCGTCTCGGCTGCAGAAGCGTGCACAGCCACCCCTCACGGCGAGCGGGGTCGCGCTGCCCCAGCCGGGCCTACTCCTGCGCGTCGAGCAGCCGCCCCGGCCGCGCCGGCATACCCGCCCGGTCCAGGGCGGCGAGGATGCCCCGGGTGTCCCGGTCGGCCGCGCCCAGCTCGCTGCGCCGGGTCCACCGGGCCTTGCGGGCCTCGGTGGCCAGGTCGAGGTCGGGGCGCTCGTCGAGGAGGACCCGGAAGACGACGTCCACCCCCTGCTCCAGCGCGTCGACCCGCACGGTCACCGGGTCGCCGGGGTCGATGTCGAGCCCGACCTCCTCGGCCACCTCGCGCCGCACCGCGTCGGCCGGCTCCTCGCCCCGCCCGAGCAGCCCGCCCGGCAGGCTCCACCCGCGGCGG
This genomic window from Serinicoccus chungangensis contains:
- a CDS encoding IclR family transcriptional regulator, with amino-acid sequence MATGNAPAAGHALAILTLLARHATPVAAATVARELGLPRSSTYHLLAVLVEQGFAVHLPEEQRYGLGVAAFELGSAYTRQAPLQRLARPRLTRLADAAGHNAHLAVLHGADVLYVVEERVAGRPSLVTEVGVRLPATLTASGLAILAALPPAQVRALYPSRGSFVQRHGTGPRALPELRRELAATRARGYAVEDGLVTPGLASVASAVLDHSGHPVAGVAVTYPAQDDVDVPGLVRQVCACTRELSDRLGHRGP
- a CDS encoding NAD(P)H-quinone oxidoreductase, producing MRAITIPEPGEADALVPADVPTPTAGPGEVLVDVVAAGVNRADVMQRKGAYPPPPGASELPGLEVSGRIGALGEGTEDAGWSVGDEVCALLAGGGYAETVAVPVGQLLPVPDGIPLEDAAALPEVACTVWSNLVMEAGLGEGETVLLHGGSSGIGTMAIQVAKALGAHVAVTAGSADKLAACRDLGADVLVNYREQDFVEEVKAATDGRGADVILDVVGAKYLADNVRALARDGRLVVIGLLGGRTGELDLGALLAKRGRVQATSLRSRSLEDKAEIVAAVREHVWPWVAQGRVRPLVQSRHPLEEAAAAHREMEASQHIGKILLTVAG
- a CDS encoding NUDIX hydrolase, which produces MDLSTLRRKLSTAALVGFRVTPGPLKRLAVRTVAPSYTVGAVCVVEHGGEILVLWQPHRRGWSLPGGLLGRGEEPADAVRREVAEEVGLDIDPGDPVTVRVDALEQGVDVVFRVLLDERPDLDLATEARKARWTRRSELGAADRDTRGILAALDRAGMPARPGRLLDAQE
- a CDS encoding glycogen/starch/alpha-glucan phosphorylase produces the protein MITDESPSADANRRGPSFEATHELATGPVTSPPATVDGFVREFLDQLNFGQGVKLSQSTINDQYLALARTVRSYLMASWLETGHRRRKEETKVVGYLSAEYLLGRQLGNNLLASDLQDIADQAMERCGIDMAAVRGQEVEPGLGNGGLGRLAACFVDSLATMDVACIGYGIRYEYGIFRQTFVDHRQVEEPDSWLRLGSPWEFPHPERAVQVGFAGHTETSADEQGRERTRWTPSWQVRGVPYHYMVPGFRNGVVNTLRLWSAEANQAFDLQTFNRGDYAQASRAEIFAENISKVLYPDDSTPQGKELRLQQQYFFVACSLRDFIENTLPRDFDLHRLPERIIFQLNDTHPVIAVPELMRILVDEKGFDWDEAWGITRQCFAYTCHTLLPEALEVWPVELLGRLLPRHLEIIYRINEEFLLEVREAFPGDEGRIRRMSIIAEQPQRAVRMAYLATVAGAKVNGVAELHSQLLRDDVLPDFNAMWPEKFTNVTNGITPRRFLRLANRKLSSLITDTIGDGWVTDLDRLRELEPYADDPEFRQRFREVKAANKARLGDLLRVRDGVELRQDHLLDVMVKRLHEYKRQTLKLLHVVSVYEGVLSGRTPVEQVTPRTVLFGAKAAPGYHMAKEIIYLINAVAAKVNTDPVMDGRLQVLFPANYNVTLAEKVIPAADLSEQISLAGKEASGTGNMKFALNGALTIGTLDGANVEILDLVGEDHFFLFGMTEPEVEELRQRGYVPSAYYEGDPVLKATIDLIGSGHFTGGDPGAVSAVLDNLLNHDPFMALAGFDAYLGAQDRVERAYADPEGWSRSTILNVARCGFFSSDRSMRDYLDRIWAPGSE
- a CDS encoding NupC/NupG family nucleoside CNT transporter → MDVLWGIGGMAALIGLALLLSTNRRAVRWRTVLAALTIQVVFGVLVLYWSWGQRALEQVSLGVQAVINSANAGIEFLFGPVLPQGEDAGSVFAFQVLPVIIFFASLTAVLYHFKILQFVVERLGSALGWALGTRKAESVNAAANIFVGQTEAPLVIRPYLRGLTTSGLFAVMVGGLSTVAGSVLVGYSLLGAPLEYLIAASFMAAPGALLMAKLVLPEEADDVPPEEEENDTDATTAGDESDDAGAAAAEDDEDDDELEGMEYRNVIDAAASGAADGLKLALNIGAMLLAFISLIALVNLLIGTVGGWFGQPDITFEQILGYVFAPIMTVIGVPWSEATSAGSFVGQKVVVNEFVAFSNFAPVIDEFSPKTAAIVTFALTGFANLGSLGILLGGLGGLIKDRRHEIAQLGIRAILAATLANLMSAAIAGILIG
- a CDS encoding NADP-dependent oxidoreductase encodes the protein MTPTDQPRPAREVRLVARPHGWPEPSDFELATSELPELGDGQIRVRNELLSVDPYMRGRMNDTRSYVPPFQLGRAMEGGAVGVVQESRADGYAVGDHVLHQLGWREEAVVDAAAARVVDTGAAPASAYLGVLGMTGLTAYAGLTRVAQLREGDIVFVSGAAGAVGSVAGQIARSLGAGRVIGSAGSQEKVDHLVDDLGFDAAFTYKDGDVAAQLAEHAPDGIDVYFDNVGGDHLEAAVGALRQGGRIAICGAISGYNDTEPAPGPRNLARLIQVRGTMTGFLVADHQDLAGEYAARAAGWLSAGQLESRETVVDGIEHAVDAFLGLLRGDNTGKMLVRV
- the mraY gene encoding phospho-N-acetylmuramoyl-pentapeptide-transferase; translation: MVNVMLAGGLAMLVALLCTPLFIRFLVRRSYGQFIRDDLTHHHVKRGKPTMGGAVIIGAALLGYFGSHAGVLLLDLTGMLDVTATRLSINALLVLFLLTGLGVIGFFDDYTKIRKERSLGLTSGQKLVGQTLVTVVFALAALLVTDEEGRSPASTAISFVRDTPLDLAFAGPLVGLVLFLLWSNLLITGASNGVNITDGLDGLATGASTMVFGAYVVIAMWQHNQGCGIAPGSNCYSISNALDLAVVAASISGACAGFLWWNASPAAIIMGDTGSLSLGAALAGMAILTHTQLLLVVLGGLFVIITASVIIQVISFKTTGRRVFRMAPLHHHFELLGWAEITIVIRFWIIAGICVAAGLGLFYAEWVVTL
- a CDS encoding glycoside hydrolase family 3 N-terminal domain-containing protein; this encodes MAASAALVAGACSDRAPAPGTPDAQQSSAAPEGSATTAPGTSAPEDQSGSAPASTGPGEDAAASSSDEPVAAPTPSDPAPGSCEALAQDLTTAEQVGQLFMLGVSTESGVTPQVAEVLASTGTGHALLLGDTQAGVDGVRALTDALRAVDDQPDGVDLLVAVDQEGGQVQRLRGPGFERMPSAVQQARLPVDELSRRAEVWGGQLRAAGVDLDLAPVAGVVPPEFHGRNEPVGVLGRQYGPDARTVVPPASAFVAGMERAGVGTSVKHFPGLGRVEGNTDLAAGVVDVDTSRDDPELSAFAEVVDAGASSVMVATAVYDRIDPGVPAAFSPVVVEEMLRGDLGYDGVVVSDDLGVAAQVQAVPPGERATRFLHAGGDVVINGDPAIHTAMVEATLALVEQDPAVAASVETKAARVLALKATLGDGGGLADCDPSGR